The genome window AAAAGAAAGAAGCGGACAGTATCCAGGTTATGTTGGTGAGTTATACGCCATCTACCTTTTGGAAGCATTTCAAGGACAAGGGATTGGAAGCTTGTTAGTAAAAAAGGTAATGGAATATTTAAAGGAAATCGGTCTCTTCCCGATGATTATTTTGGCTTTAGCAGATAATCCGGCTTGTAAGTTTTATGAAGCCAATGGCGGGAAAAGAATCGGGACTGAAGAAGTTGAAATAGGCGGCAAAAAATTAACGGAAGTTGTTTTTGGATGGAAATAAGGGAGCTTCGATTGCTTATCAGACAATGAAAACTGTCGGCAGGCATTCATTCTGTCGACAGTTTATTCAGATCATTTTTAAGAAGTCAATTTTTCCACAATCATTCGTTTTCCAGTATTTAAGGTGAATTCAAAGCGGTCTGTGCTTTTTTCATTATAAAAGAAATGATGATTAACACTACAAAGTCCTTCTTCATTATCAAAAATCATCATATTAACCCCGTTCTTTCGTTTTTCATCCTTTAAAAAAGTAAGATGATTATAACAGTATATACAATCGTATATGGAGAACTTCATCGAATTTAAAGTAGTGATAAACTGATAAAAGCTATCGTCGCTTAAGTCGTCTAATAATTCTTCTAAAGCAAACACAAGGTGTTTTCTTATGCGGATAGGATCTTCGTGCTCTAGAAAATGAATGGTACCAGAAACATTTACTTTGCCATCCTCTAGGAGAATGCCTTTTCGCCAGCGATTGAAAGAACGTATCTCAATTTCTTGGTGTAAATATTCATCCAGCATGGCTGCTTCTTCTGTTTCTTCATCAAAAAAAATCCATTGATTATTTATATATTCGACTGTACCTTTCGTAAAGGCACGTGTTTGAAATTCAATAAGTTTTGATCTATGCTGATTGTTCATTGTAAACCTCCCAAAGATTACACGCCCATAAATTCTTTTTAGACAGATAAACAAAATTTTATAACTAATCCTTCTTTTTCCTTCCTTAAAACATTGAAAACGATTAATTTCTCTTTTTTGAATGGAACATATATAAACCTGTTATGGACAAATAACCATTTTTGATTTGGTGCATAGAATACCTCATACTACTGATTGATTGGTATCTAATCATAAGTTCCACGAAAGAAAGGATGATAATCATGTGTGGAATAACAGGTTGGGTTGATTACAAAAAAGATTTAAGAAACGAGTCGGAAATTTTATCGGCTATGGCTGAAACATTGGCAAAAAGAGGCCCTGATGATACAAATGTTTGGACTGCATTACATGCAGGATTCGGTCATAAACGCTTAGTGGTAGTAGATCCGCTAAATGGTATTCAACCAATGACAAAAGAAAAACAAGAATTTCACTACACTATTTGCTACAATGGCGAGTTGTATAATACTGAAGACATAAGAAAAGAATTACTAATAAAAGGATATTCATTTCAAGGTCATTCTGATACAGAAGTTTTACTTACTTCCTATATGGAGTGGGGAGAAGATTGTCTGCAATACTTAAACGGAATATTTGCTTTTGCTGTTTGGGATGAGAAACGGAACTCCTTATTTATTGGAAGAGATCGTTTAGGAGTGAAACCATTATTTTACACGGAAATTAGCACTGGTTTTATTTTTGGGTCGGAATTGAAGGCATTACTAGCCCATCCAAATGTGAAAGCAGAGCTGGATAGAGAAGGGTTAGCTGAGGTGTTTGCACTTGGACCTTCTCATACACCAGGAAGTGGTATTTTCAAAGGGATTAAAGAGCTTCGGCCAGGGCATGCATTAAAATTTACTCAGGATGGACTTAAAGTATGGCGTTATTGGAATGTGAAGAGTGAAGAACATACGGATACTTTTGAGGAAACGGTCGAAAAAGTACGCTTTCTTTTTAAAGATGCTGTGACAAGACAATTAGTATCAGATGTACCATTAAGCACGTTTCTTTCAGGTGGAGTGGATTCAAGTGCTATCACAGCAATTGCTTCCATGGAATATAAAAGAACAGGGAAAGGACCGCTTCATACGTATTCCATCGATTATGAAGGCAATGATAAGTTCTTTAAAGCAAATGAATTTCAGCCAAATTCAGATGGTGTGTATATAAAAAAAATGACAGATACATTTGGAACCATTCACCATAATTGTATCATCACCCAAGAGACATTAGCTGACTTTTTACATGAGGCAGTAACAGTCAGAGATGTGCCTGGTATGGCAGATGTAGATTCTTCCCTTTTATGGTTTTGTCGAGAAATAAAAAAAGACTTTGTCGTTAGCTTATCTGGGGAATGCGCAGATGAAATTTTTGGAGGCTATCCATGGTTTAGAAGAGAGGCCGATTTGCAAAGAGGAGGCTTTCCATGGATGAGATCGATCCAAGAACGACAAAACTTATTGAAAGATTCGTGGAGCAATAAATTGCAATTAGAAGATTATATGATGGATAAATATAATCAAACCATTGCAGAAACACCAAAGTTAGCAGGAGAAAGTAAAGAAGATGCTAAGCGTCGAGAATTGTTTTATCTCAATCAATTATGGTTTATGACTACTTTATTAGAGCGGAAAGATAGAATGAGTATGGGAGCAAGCCTAGAGGTGCGTGTACCATTTGCTGACCATCGTTTAGTTGAATATGTGTGGAATGTACCATGGGAAATGAAAAATTACATGGGAAGAGAGAAAGGATTATTACGGAAAGCGTTAGAAGGAATCCTACCAGATGAAGTGCTCTATCGCAAAAAAAGTCCATATCCTAAAACACATAATCCCATTTACACAAAAACAGTAAGTGATATGCTGAAAAGTGCTTTAGCAGATAAAAGTTCTGTTTTATATGAATTCTTTGATAAGGAAAGTCTCACCGAAATTATTGAAACAGAAGGCTCTGCATTTAAAGAACCATGGTTCGGCCAATTGATGACAGGTCCACAATTACTTGCCCATTTAGTACAAATCCATTATTGGTTTAAAGACTATCAGATTAATATTGTCGAATAAAATAGTGAATAATTAAACAATCCCTAGCTAGCAGGAATGACTCTGCTAGCTAGGGATTGTTATGTGATTTAACCTTCTTGATTAATAGAATAAATAATAAATAGCAAGGGAAGGCAAATTGCAAAGGTATATATAGGAGATACGGAACAACCACTGCACCTTCTCGAACATGGTCATTTATTTCCATACTAATGAAAATAGAAAACATCGAAATAAGACAAATAATAGGTACAACATAGAAGCGATAGGGCTGTTTAAAAATATATTCTAATCCCTTTAAGCCGGAATAAATAAAGATAGAGCTCTTGATAACTATTCCTAATATGATAATAAAAACAGCTAGAGCATCTATTCTTTCAATAAACTCTCCAATTGAAATAAGTCTTGTCGTACTTAAAAGGGGAAATGTAGCCCTGGAGGAAGTATTAATCCCTAATGATAAAATAATAATTAATGTAGCAATGGCGAGCAAAAAACCTGATACAGCTACGGAAGCTAGAATAGATTTTTTTCTCCATTTTACATTCGTTATGAGAGGAAATATACACGTCATAACAAGCATTTCTCCATAAGGTCTACTCACTTCGATTGGAAATATAGCCTTCACTACTGGTAGTATCCCTCTTGCTAATACAGGTTGAATCTTTGTAATAGACAGATTGCCACTAGCAAATAAAAAGATAATAAGCAAGAACAGAAATACTGCTGAGTATGGAGTGAATATTTCTGTTGTCCGCCCTAAGATTTCAATTCCCAAATACAAAATATAGCCAATAATAAGCATTAAAGTAATAACGATGATTTCAATAGGAGTTAAAGGAAGGATAAAGGTAGATGTTAATTCCCCAAAATCCCTGATCGTTCTTGCGGCTAGATAAAAAAATAAAGGGAATAGACGAGGGTAATAGGGATTGCCATAAATCTATTGAATCCAAACTCAATAATTTCAAACAAATTTTTAGAAGGTACTAGCTCATTTATATGAAGAAAAAAGGAGGACACTATTAAGCCGATAATGGTAGATAGAAGAACGGTAATCCAAGCATCCTCTTTTGCTGTAATACCAAGCACCACCACAAGCGTTGTCCCTAAGTTAAAGCCTATAATAATGGCAAATAACTGACTTAAAGATAGATTTTCTTTTAGCATGAAAAAGAATCTCCTAATTAGAAATATGGTATATGCTTAAAGTAGTATTTGCTAATTTACTAGGAATATGCAGAAGAGGAAAAGATTTTTGCGATTTTTAAAAGATTGATTGGTGAGGTTTGGAAAGAAAAAGGGCCGGAATAATATTTCCGGCCTAAGATTTACACTATTATCTATTGCACTTAAATATATTGAATAGCTCGCCTTATAAAAATCATATTTGATTATATTCTAGTCTTGCTGTTTCTTGTTAATCTAACCAATTGGTTTTTCTTGCGTAATGGTAGATTTAGGTTGCTTTTGTAGGAGGAAAAAGAACACCCCGAACAAAACGAGTAATCCACCTAAAAGTTGTGCGAAGATTAATTGCTCATTCAATAGTAAAACAGCTAAAAGCGTGGCTCCGACTGGCTCACCGAGAATACTCATGGAAATAGTTGTTGCATTAACATAATTAAGTAACCAATTATTAATGACATGTGCAAGTGTTGGAACAATCGCAAGCAAAACAAATATACCCCATTCTCTGCCAGAATAGCCTGTTAATGCCTCACCAGCCAATAGATTATAAACGGTTAACAAACAAGCAGCGAAAAAGAAAACAGTAAACGTATAGATCCAGTGAGTCATTTTTTTGATAATATTTTGACCGATTAATAAGTAGCCGACTACAGCAATTACACTTAAGAAAGAAAGAACATCTCCTATAATAGCATTGCTGTCTAATCCAATGTCTCCCCAGCCAATCATCATCGCCCCAATAATGGCAATCCCCATAGTCATAATAGCAGTAGAGGTAGTTCTCTCCCGAAAGAAAATAAACCCGCCAAGAAGAGAAACAATAGGCTGTAAAGCCAATATAATCGTAGAGCTGGCTACCGTAGTAAACTTTAGAGAACTAAACCATAGGGCAAAATGCAAGGCCAAAAAAGAGCCTGAAAAAAATAAGAATGCCCAATCTCTTTTTGTTAGTTTTTTAAAATCATTTCGATGGATGTAGACCATAGGAATCATAATAAGACAGGCAAGCCACATCCTGTACATACTTAAAATAGTGGCAGGTGCCTCCGACCATTTTACGAAAATCGCAGAAAATGAGATAGCGATAATCGATATAAGGAGTGGAATCCCAATGGATTTAGGTGCTGTTTGCTGATTCACTTTGTTTCCCCCTGACAATTGTAACAATTCGATATAATAGTAAATATAGTACGTTCAAAGATAGGAAACAATCATTATTTTGCATCTTTTGGAAAAAAGAATCAGGTGATCATCTTAATCGATGTTCGCCTGATAGATTACCTTGTATGGATATATTCATAATTCATATTGAAACGAAGGATACTGCATTCATATGGTCCTAGTATTACGGCAAGATCATCTGATTCAGCAGCATACTCTTCTTCTGTTAATAAAAGAGAGATTTTTTTTCCGCGTAATGGAAAGGGGAGAAGAAATTGTGCTTCCTTGTCACTCTTATTGATAACCGTTAAAAGAATTTCCTCTTCCTCTTTTGTATAATAGGCTAAACAGGAATCAGACTGGGATAGAAAATAAAAAGTGCCATTATTGATAAGAGGGGAACTTTGTTTGCGTACTTGAATCAATCGCTTAACAAATTCTTTTAGCTCCGTATCATGCTCTTCTGTATTCCAAGGCATACATTTTCGACATCCAGGATCGCTGCCGCCACCTAAGCCGATTTCATCTCCATAATATATACAAGGGGTGCCAGGGTAGGTGAAAAGAAAGGTAAATAAAAGCCTCACTCGTTCTTTCCGGTAGCTGCATTCATGAAGAATTCGTGGTGTATCATGACTGCCGATAATATTAAATAATACATTATTGACTGTATCTGGATAGGCTTGTAAGGTTGTGGTCATTTCTTCCATAAATTGTTGAGGGGAAATCATATCATATGCAAAAAATTGTAATGCTTTTGTTAGTAATGGATAATTCATTACCGAATCAAATTGATCTCCTCTTAACCACGGTAAGGAATCATGCCAAATTTCCCCGAGAATGAAAATGTCAGGCTTTAGTGATTTTACAACAGATCGGAAGGAACGCCAAAATTCATGGTCAATCTCATTGGCAACATCTAAGCGCCAGCCATCAATATCACATTCTGTAATCCAATATTTCGCTACATGAAGTAGATATTCTTTTACTTCTGGATTGGCTGTATTAAATTTAGGCATGGCTTCATAGAAACCGAATGTTTCATAATGCAGCATATCATTTTCTTTTAACGGAAATTTATGTATATGGAACCAATCTTTATAGCGTGAACGCTCTTCATTCTTTAGTACATCTTGAAAGGGCGGAAAATGATAGCCGCAATGATTGAAAACGGCATCAAGCATCACTCGAATTCCTCGATTATGACATTCTTTCACAAGGTACTTAAGCATCTCCCTATCGCCAAATTGCGGGTCTACTTCTAAATAGTTAATCGTATCGTATTTATGATTGCTTTTAGCGTGAAAAATTGGAGTAAGATAAATCCCCGTAATCCCAAGGTCTGTAAGATAGTCTAGGGAGTCCATAATACCTTGAAAGTCTCCGCCGAAGAAATTATATAAGCCAGGCTCCTCTTGTCCCCATTGTGCAGTATCAACTGGATTTAAAGAGCTATCCCCATTGCGGAAACGCTCTGGAAAAATTTGATACCAAATCGTTTGTGATACCCAAGATGGTGGAGTAAAAACGTCTTTCAGATGAAGATATGGCAAGCAAAAGTAAAAGCCAGCATCTTCTGGAATAAATGGAAAGAATCCCTTTTCGGTATAAGTTACTTGCTGTTCCGAATCTCGGAGAATAAAGCCATAGCGAACTCTTTTTTTATTTGTTATCGTACAATGCCAATAATCAAATAGAGAATCAGAACCGCTTTTTTCCATCGATAACCGCTGGGATACCCACTGATAGTCGACTATTTCGTATTGATCTCCATAGATTAATTCTATTTCAGTGACATTTGCCTTTTTTGTCCGGATCCGGATATGGAGAGCGTCTTTATTTTGTAAATAACAGTAATTATCTCCACTGCGATGGTAAATAGAGGCTAAATCAATCACTTTTCTCACACTCCCTTTGTAATCTTGCTATCTCTTTTGCCACTAGTGTTGCCAGTTTAGCTAGATTTTAAAAGGAGAGAAGCGAATTGTTTACATTAAAAAAAATCGCTCGCAAAATGCATGCGAGCGATTCTGAGTGAATTTATATAAAAAGATTAGCCGTTAACAATCGTACCGCCGTTGACATGGATAACCTGTCCAGTTACATAGGTAGAATCATTGCTAGCTAAATATACATACGCTGGGGCAAGTTCACAAGGTTGGCCAGCACGTTTAAAAGGAGTATTTCCTCCAAAAGAAGCAACTTGCTCACTATCAAAAGTAGATGGGATAAGTGGCGTCCAAATTGGCCCTGGTGCTACCCCATTGACTCGAATTCCTTGTTCCGCAAGAGAGCCTGATAAGGAACGAGTGAAAGCCGTAATAGCTCCTTTTGTTGCGGAATAATCAATTAATGTCTCATTACCTTTATACGCAGTAATAGACGTTGTATTAATAATCGCATCTCCTTTTTGTAAGTGGGGCAGAGTGGCTTTTGTTAAGTGAAACATTGAGAAAATATTGGTGCGGAAAGTTTTTTCTAATTGTTCTGACGTGATATCTAGAATGCTTGATTGTGGATGTTGCTCTGCAGCATTATTTACAAGAATATTAACCTTGCCAAATTCTGAAACGGTCTTTTTTACAACCTCTTTACAGAAGCTTTCATCACCAATATCCCCAGCAAGCAGTAAGCATTTTACTCCTTCAGCTTCGACTAATTCTTTCGTCTTTTGGGCATCGTCATGCTCATCTAAGTATACGATAGTGATATCAGCACCTTCTTTTGCATAATAGATAGCAACAGAACGGCCAATCCCACTATCGCCTCCAGTGATGATGGCAGTTTTTCCTTTTAATTTTTCAGAGCCTCTATAAGAGGGATCGACATCTTTAGGTATAGGATTCATCTCTGTCTGAATGCCTGGCTGCTGATCTTGATGCTGTGGTGGAAATGTTTGTTGTAATTGTTCCTTATTACTATTAGTCAATTCAATCACTCCTTCTAATTCTGTACATGTTTACTTATTTT of Niallia circulans contains these proteins:
- a CDS encoding alpha-glycosidase, yielding MDLASIYHRSGDNYCYLQNKDALHIRIRTKKANVTEIELIYGDQYEIVDYQWVSQRLSMEKSGSDSLFDYWHCTITNKKRVRYGFILRDSEQQVTYTEKGFFPFIPEDAGFYFCLPYLHLKDVFTPPSWVSQTIWYQIFPERFRNGDSSLNPVDTAQWGQEEPGLYNFFGGDFQGIMDSLDYLTDLGITGIYLTPIFHAKSNHKYDTINYLEVDPQFGDREMLKYLVKECHNRGIRVMLDAVFNHCGYHFPPFQDVLKNEERSRYKDWFHIHKFPLKENDMLHYETFGFYEAMPKFNTANPEVKEYLLHVAKYWITECDIDGWRLDVANEIDHEFWRSFRSVVKSLKPDIFILGEIWHDSLPWLRGDQFDSVMNYPLLTKALQFFAYDMISPQQFMEEMTTTLQAYPDTVNNVLFNIIGSHDTPRILHECSYRKERVRLLFTFLFTYPGTPCIYYGDEIGLGGGSDPGCRKCMPWNTEEHDTELKEFVKRLIQVRKQSSPLINNGTFYFLSQSDSCLAYYTKEEEEILLTVINKSDKEAQFLLPFPLRGKKISLLLTEEEYAAESDDLAVILGPYECSILRFNMNYEYIHTR
- a CDS encoding SDR family oxidoreductase; translated protein: MTNSNKEQLQQTFPPQHQDQQPGIQTEMNPIPKDVDPSYRGSEKLKGKTAIITGGDSGIGRSVAIYYAKEGADITIVYLDEHDDAQKTKELVEAEGVKCLLLAGDIGDESFCKEVVKKTVSEFGKVNILVNNAAEQHPQSSILDITSEQLEKTFRTNIFSMFHLTKATLPHLQKGDAIINTTSITAYKGNETLIDYSATKGAITAFTRSLSGSLAEQGIRVNGVAPGPIWTPLIPSTFDSEQVASFGGNTPFKRAGQPCELAPAYVYLASNDSTYVTGQVIHVNGGTIVNG
- a CDS encoding DMT family transporter produces the protein MNQQTAPKSIGIPLLISIIAISFSAIFVKWSEAPATILSMYRMWLACLIMIPMVYIHRNDFKKLTKRDWAFLFFSGSFLALHFALWFSSLKFTTVASSTIILALQPIVSLLGGFIFFRERTTSTAIMTMGIAIIGAMMIGWGDIGLDSNAIIGDVLSFLSVIAVVGYLLIGQNIIKKMTHWIYTFTVFFFAACLLTVYNLLAGEALTGYSGREWGIFVLLAIVPTLAHVINNWLLNYVNATTISMSILGEPVGATLLAVLLLNEQLIFAQLLGGLLVLFGVFFFLLQKQPKSTITQEKPIG
- a CDS encoding GNAT family N-acetyltransferase; this translates as MIIRKAKDEDAKRIAKVHVDSWRTTYKGIVPDLFLERLNYEEREEIWKKAIPTGSVFVAENETGEIIGFANGGKERSGQYPGYVGELYAIYLLEAFQGQGIGSLLVKKVMEYLKEIGLFPMIILALADNPACKFYEANGGKRIGTEEVEIGGKKLTEVVFGWK
- the asnB gene encoding asparagine synthase (glutamine-hydrolyzing); translation: MCGITGWVDYKKDLRNESEILSAMAETLAKRGPDDTNVWTALHAGFGHKRLVVVDPLNGIQPMTKEKQEFHYTICYNGELYNTEDIRKELLIKGYSFQGHSDTEVLLTSYMEWGEDCLQYLNGIFAFAVWDEKRNSLFIGRDRLGVKPLFYTEISTGFIFGSELKALLAHPNVKAELDREGLAEVFALGPSHTPGSGIFKGIKELRPGHALKFTQDGLKVWRYWNVKSEEHTDTFEETVEKVRFLFKDAVTRQLVSDVPLSTFLSGGVDSSAITAIASMEYKRTGKGPLHTYSIDYEGNDKFFKANEFQPNSDGVYIKKMTDTFGTIHHNCIITQETLADFLHEAVTVRDVPGMADVDSSLLWFCREIKKDFVVSLSGECADEIFGGYPWFRREADLQRGGFPWMRSIQERQNLLKDSWSNKLQLEDYMMDKYNQTIAETPKLAGESKEDAKRRELFYLNQLWFMTTLLERKDRMSMGASLEVRVPFADHRLVEYVWNVPWEMKNYMGREKGLLRKALEGILPDEVLYRKKSPYPKTHNPIYTKTVSDMLKSALADKSSVLYEFFDKESLTEIIETEGSAFKEPWFGQLMTGPQLLAHLVQIHYWFKDYQINIVE
- a CDS encoding DUF2777 domain-containing protein — protein: MNNQHRSKLIEFQTRAFTKGTVEYINNQWIFFDEETEEAAMLDEYLHQEIEIRSFNRWRKGILLEDGKVNVSGTIHFLEHEDPIRIRKHLVFALEELLDDLSDDSFYQFITTLNSMKFSIYDCIYCYNHLTFLKDEKRKNGVNMMIFDNEEGLCSVNHHFFYNEKSTDRFEFTLNTGKRMIVEKLTS